AAGTGGACTCCCTATGTTCATTTTGGATACCTCACTGAACTACTGCATTGGCTGCATTTTCCTCCTCTTGCCACCCACTAGAAGAAAGTTGGACAGTGTAGGCTCGTCCCAGAGTGGGACTGTAAAAGGCCTACAGTCTGAAATGAGCaagtgctttaaaacaaacacagtGATACACAATTGGTCACATAAAACAGATTTGGGTTTGGACACATTGCATGATAAAAACCGCTCCATAGGAGCTTGGGATGTGCAGGCCGTCTTCTGCTCAGCTGCTGGACCGGGGCAGGACGCAGGCACAGGCCACAGGCACAAGAATGTCCTTCACCTCAAAGGTAAAGCCAGGGGTCTCACTGTCGTGTTGGCATGGCTTGCGGTACAGCACCACCATCTTCTGGACCACGGGCACAGAGTTGAGTGAGGTGGTCTCTCGGCCTGTCTTGCCGTCAATGCATCCTCCACAGAGACACTCTGCAAAGGCCAATTGGCGTGGATAGCGGTCCTCATTTTCATCAAGGCTGTTGAAAAAGccagaggagaagaggggattaGAGAGACTCAAGAAACAGCCCACTGGTTGTGCATCAGGTTTAAATGTCacagcttctctccctccccaaagaaGTCTGGAGAATTCTCATCATTGCATGACAAACTGCATCTTCTAAGATTTCTCCTTCAACGCAAGTTGCAAGAGAGCAACCGGCACTTGTAAGAATTTGTGCCTTGCTGCATTAGACCAAAGACACAGCTAGGATAATAGATTTT
The sequence above is drawn from the Elgaria multicarinata webbii isolate HBS135686 ecotype San Diego chromosome 14, rElgMul1.1.pri, whole genome shotgun sequence genome and encodes:
- the IL17C gene encoding interleukin-17C; translated protein: MKDGEVPMLFRSRAARAKRHSASQLVPYLENGEATQRRQRRHHGLNCPDLKIQDILNKDINERSISPWRYRLDENEDRYPRQLAFAECLCGGCIDGKTGRETTSLNSVPVVQKMVVLYRKPCQHDSETPGFTFEVKDILVPVACACVLPRSSS